One genomic window of Mercenaria mercenaria strain notata chromosome 2, MADL_Memer_1, whole genome shotgun sequence includes the following:
- the LOC123524956 gene encoding uncharacterized protein LOC123524956, whose protein sequence is MSNDRTMDQEEKESLALNSFLDSIELSQEDIKSRVSLFSHLEALAGAVDYQPDFQQTSITGSTMDGVYWKGYESDLDTMVHISYVTVLEKGKSVETNKGPVFEMVDEQVHPGYTRLKLIKEGPWEENNIFSTTPEGAKSFCVEENGNYFLSAYKMKYASNLYLHVPEKPVWVVQSSYAYGVEWPDDVELLEHGPSICFTDQSKKDEPPSDMVPSFTCPEWPTKAMEWVTRKRTHWPTDETVKSLVKKGCRVVPVGFRGSKTKHIEWRISFTLTERSLIKTFNNTQYKCYALLKMLLKEIINKEVPEVLSSFHMKNTLLWTIEKTDAETWKPARLTYAFMECVRNLVGWVKEGYCPSYFIVENNVFDMKVVGEDQKKLVTVLENVVANNWKSLLMCETFKKNDRFIELIQGQSEEFLDGIVEDFKGNDANEIWFNHDKKLFERYEHARTEIFSQLDHQDDIGLAIANHHQMITKLQGERSPSEFHGTVIKPLVLSVKSNLGSHLFALNQMQNDETGETLKMAKELMETGKASDATSGPLKLASFEFMTGNTARCLQLTENIILNQHLFPTHLPQFLPKYIGPTDGQLEKYRYFVSSSMTVADRFQSSAAHAVIFFPSEIDAAPNAVRFQLNTRVPEAVQHISWLKWAVYDPLVFAHFLRFLCYQKTRDAEKYQEELHAIETMLDRDEVGYEMSALNLLGFSYMSVNNLEKGMGYLQKAKDMALLPDATLWQLGNTLSAMLCNGKGNFTKKIPKY, encoded by the exons ATGTCGAATGATAG GACCATGGATCAAGAAGAAAAAGAATCGCTTGCCCTGAACAGTTTCTTAGACAGTATTGAGCTTAGTCAAGAAGATATTAAGTCTAGAGTGTCTCTCTTCAGCCACTTAGAAGCATTAGCTGGAGCCGTAGATTATCAACCAGACTTTCAACAAACATCAATTACCGGAAGTACAATGGATGGTGTCTACTGGAAAGGGTATGAGTCCGACCTTGACACAATGGTTCATATCTCTTATGTAACTGTCCTTGAAAAAGGCAAAAGTGTCGAAACGAATAAGGGCCCTGTATTCGAGATGGTCGACGAGCAAGTTCATCCGGGCTACACAAGGCTAAAATTGATAAAAGAGGGTCCTTGGGAGGAGAACAACATATTTTCAACTACTCCTGAAGGGGCAAAGTCGTTTTGCGTGGAGGAAAATGGCAACTATTTCCTGTCTgcttacaaaatgaaatatgctTCTAATCTGTATTTGCATGTCCCAGAGAAGCCAGTATGGGTTGTACAGTCGAGTTATGCATACGGTGTCGAATGGCCTGATGACGTAGAACTGTTAGAACACGGTCCATCTATCTGCTTTACCGATCAATCCAAGAAGGACGAACCGCCGTCTGATATGGTTCCTTCGTTCACCTGTCCTGAATGGCCGACAAAGGCAATGGAATGGGTCACCAGGAAACGTACACATTGGCCAACTGATGAAACAGTCAAATCTCTCGTGAAAAAAGGTTGTAGAGTAGTTCCTGTTGGATTCCGGGGAAGCAAGACGAAACATATTGAATGGAGAATTTCCTTCACTTTGACCGAGCGTAGCTTGATTAAAACGTTCAACAACACACAATACAAATGTTATGCTCTGCTGAAGATGCTGTTAAAAGAGATCATCAACAAAGAAGTTCCAGAAGTTCTTTCCTCCTTCCACATGAAGAACACGTTGCTCTGGACCATCGAGAAAACTGACGCTGAAACCTGGAAACCAGCAAGGTTAACGTATGCTTTCATGGAATGTGTACGAAACCTTGTCGGATGGGTGAAAGAAGGATACTGTCCAAGTTATTTTATAGTAGAAAACAACGTCTTTGACATGAAAGTTGTTGGAGAAGATCAGAAGAAATTGGTCACTGTTCTAGAGAATGTCGTAGCAAACAACTGGAAAAGTCTTTTGATGTGTGAAACGTTCAAGAAAAATGATAGATTCATAGAACTTATACAAGGACAGAGCGAAGAGTTTCTCGACGGGATTGTTGAAGACTTCAAGGGTAACGACGCTAACGAGATTTGGTTCAATCATGACAAAAAACTTTTTGAACGGTATGAGCATGCGCGAACTGAGATATTCAGCCAACTTGATCATCAAGATGATATAGGACTGGCAATAGCCAATCATCACCAAATGATAACGAAACTCCAAGGTGAGAGATCTCCATCCGAGTTTCATGGTACTGTTATTAAACCTCTTGTCCTTTCGGTGAAGTCAAATCTGGGATCACACTTATTTGCTCTAAATCAGATGCAAAATGATGAAACTGGCGAGACGCTAAAAATGGCAAAGGAACTCATGGAGACAGGCAAGGCATCGGACGCGACATCTGGACCACTCAAACTTGCCAGCTTCGAATTCATGACTGGAAATACTGCGAGATGTTTACAGCTCAcggaaaatatcattttaaatcagCACTTATTCCCAACGCACCTTCCACAATTTCTTCCGAAATATATTGGCCCAACAGATGGACAGTTggaaaaatatagatattttgttTCATCCAGTATGACAGTAGCCGATCGTTTTCAAAGCTCAGCAGCACATGCGGTTATCTTCTTCCCATCCGAAATTGATGCAGCTCCAAACGCTGTCAGGTTCCAATTGAACACTCGAGTTCCTGAAGCCGTACAACACATTAGCTGGTTAAAATGGGCTGTTTACGATCCACTTGTTTTTGCACATTTTCTACGTTTCCTGTGCTACCAAAAGACAAGAGATGCCGAAAAATATCAAGAGGAACTGCATGCTATTGAGACTATGCTTGATAGAGACGAGGTTGGTTATGAGATGTCGGCCCTGAATCTGTTAGGCTTCTCCTACATGAGCGTTAACAACCTTGAAAAAGGTATGGGCTACTTACAAAAGGCCAAAGACATGGCATTGTTGCCAGACGCAACCTTGTGGCAACTTGGGAACACATTAAGCGCCATGTTATGCAACGGCAAGGGGAACTTCACGAAAAAAATACCTAAATACTAG